A single window of Narcine bancroftii isolate sNarBan1 chromosome 1, sNarBan1.hap1, whole genome shotgun sequence DNA harbors:
- the LOC138754119 gene encoding nuclear receptor-interacting protein 3-like — MRREAVFFLMFPTVTVVHASAEPRSVALRAGTFVSITFFFEIRECSCLRRVVDSDILREPRQQEMDIREAASLRQQRRMKQAVQFTHKDSADLLPLDGLRKLGTSKETQPHNILQRRLLESNLSKFRANNRGTWPSNNSFLVQNKSFHQIKQEFHKRTHDDDLIFVRCKCAGFEMKLQIDTGSQYNLISSACVDKLGLKEFVKTDKNEIEKMGMPFILKVIGQMDNIAISVGQLNIKCLAVVVDDDKKILSLGLQTLRSLKCIIDMEKQYLILGEKEKEEIPFLDVDISLNVDGSS; from the exons ATGCGGCGAGAAGCAGTTTTCTTTCTCATGTTCCCGACAGTGACGGTCGTGCATGCTTCTGCAGAACCTCGTTCTGTGGCTCTCAGGGCTGGAACCTTTGTGTCAATCACT TTTTTCTTTGAAATTCGAGAATGTTCTTGTCTCCGGAGAGTGGTGGACTCTGACATTCTGAGAGAACCCCGCCAGCAGGAGATGGACATCCGAGAGGCTGCCTCTCTGCGCCAGCAGAGGCGAATGAAGCAAGCTGTCCAGTTCACCCACAAAGACTCGGCAGATCTGCTGCCCCTTGACGGGCTCAGAAAACTGGGAACCTCCAAAGAAACT cAACCACATAACATTTTGCAGAGACGTTTACTAGAAAGCAACTTGTCGAAATTTCGAGCCAACAATCGAGGAACGTGGCCTTCTAATAATTCATTTCTGGTTCAAAACAAGAGCTTTCACCAGATCAAACAAGAATTTCACAAAAGAACACATGATGATGACCTGATATTTGTGCGTTGTAAG tGTGCTGGATTTGAGATGAAATTACAAATTGACACTGGCTCTCAATATAATCTAATTTCATCCGCCTGCGTGGATAAATTAGG gCTGAAGGAATTTGTGAAAACAGACAAGAATGAAATTGAAAAAATGGGAATGCCTTTTATTTTAAAGGTTATTGGCCAAATGGACAATATTGCAATCTCTGTAGGACAGCTCAATATTAAGTGTTTAGCAGTTGTGGTGG ATGATGATAAGAAAATTCTCTCTCTTGGATTGCAGACATTGAGATCtttgaag TGCATAATAGACATGgaaaaacaatatttaattcttggagaaaaggagaaagaggagatTCCATTTCTGGATGTTGACATTAGTTTGAATGTAGATGG CTCATCTTAA